Proteins encoded by one window of Tubulanus polymorphus chromosome 7, tnTubPoly1.2, whole genome shotgun sequence:
- the LOC141908340 gene encoding coiled-coil domain-containing protein 150-like isoform X2 — protein MAANFDELQTSGRQTIPPLPPTQKYPTEETITVLQNRLKGAEHSVRSLSDQLEEIGFPMHDVPQSEIPQKLSPIKNKPVVSPLKARFADRDVLVENYEQLVSRTCRLESTIATIKLNFCQLQAERDLTRKERMSVNEKITVALDIYEKEMQKLKSALDLAGVTNKDLFESRNSIESEMLTMKAELMNLKNEKGTFDERIDSLQNGKEKLTRQVSALKEQLNNEEKFRISLEESQKSLLERVQTVEEERDKINNEVICLRNECTGFKKESIIANETTKREAQLREKAEQTMVEILKDATDKNEELNTLQNDNRMLLSEVTKMKGLYQELNKQLEEMQTTLEEKQATFVKLDTENKTLQEALKGSSEQTGKLVRDYENRLTEEREKFLQEFDKQGRVIELTEKLRHLTKDKQLVEQRNEQLKNQLDELRAKIDENGAEFTKSQRNATDELTQLKQQIELMENEKIRALQSKDELLDEVNKTVEDKSEQYSQLENELLQARTEIKAITSSKMQLEEEYKRLEARLLTVEQQAGKHKQVDIAFTEMMEQKNRLAYDKGRLETRVDQLQAEIQTLSFKQNDFVQLQKTKDAIETKFEKAQDELRKSQMQTQKLESQLKQSHSSGEMKERDFALALQSRDDAIKQINHLQHQLQTAEDREKNKIQNLTKSLELAQDDGQKIASTLESVMCSHSKLQSSVEKLQTQLGQKDSEIAQLKFDRGQNQSSLTQMRKQFEDLQKKYSDIETMESREMKRQNESLTTKNGELSRTNTDLRHRLTELEYQIKDLKVKLGAQRAQIETGIKTKKQYDELVQKFQKVHVDLDNLDKAKDTYVRKNQEQAKTIENFLSEITMLRAELSTLSRTAVETGSLLQQNERELELERRENEDLARKLQSSKHREIELQKLSKQMEAKLHQAGQESNKILNSVQDAQDWFKTKFYNLQHELDKSRQAHDELEKKTIKQKIEIFHEKDKAKEVAEKAREMLRTSRLTISKLADYAELTKDETKHKMEDMYHKLEMKEQESFIQQQNLQQYIQENSIRHAEEMSKSFDEYRSSTPVENDALYRSLLAHDDDVVYSMLNSDE, from the exons ATGGCTGCGAATTTTGATGAACTGCAGACGTCAGGAAGACAAACTATTCCGCCTCTGCCCCCGACGCAGAAATACCCGACCGAAGAAACAATTACGGTGTTACAGAATCGCTTGAAAGGCGCCGAACACAGTGTCCGATCTTTGTCCGATCAACTCGAAGAAATCGGTTTTCCGATGCACGATGTTCCACAAAGCGAAATTCCTCAAAAGCTGAGCCCGATCAAAAATAAACCG GTCGTATCACCGTTAAAAGCCCGTTTTGCGGACCGCGACGTTCTCGTAGAGAACTACGAGCAGCTCGTTTCGCGAACTTGTCGTCTGGAGAGCACGATCGCGACGATCAAGCTGAACTTCTGCCAGTTACAAGCCGAACGCGATCTGACGCGTAAAGAACGTATGTCGGTGAACGAGAAGATCACCGTCGCGCTCGATATCTACGAAAAAGAAATGCAGAAGTTGAAATCGGCGCTTGATCTGGCCGGCGTCACGAACAAAGATCTGTTCGAATCGCGTAATTCGATCGAAAGCGAAATGCTAACGATGAAAGCGGAATTGATGAAtctcaaaaatgaaaag GGGACGTTTGATGAACGAATTGATAGTTTACAAAACGGAAAAGAGAAATTAACGCGACAGGTCTCGGCGTTGAAGGAACAATTGAACAACGAAGAGAAATTCAGAATATCTCTGGAAGAATCTCAGAAATCTCTTCTGGAAAGAGTTCAAACCGTCGAAGAGGAACgcgataaaatcaataatgag GTGATCTGTTTGAGAAATGAATGTACCGGATTCAAGAAGGAGAGCATTATCGCCAACGAAACTACTAAACGTGAAGCGCAACTACGAGAAAAGGCCGAACAGACCATGGTCGAAATACTGAAAGATGCTA ccgataaaaatgaagaactgAACACGCTGCAAAATGATAACAGAATGTTACTATCGGAAGTCACGAAAATGAAGGGACTTTATCAGGAACTGAATAAACAGTTGGAAGAAATGCAGACAACTTTAGAAGAAAAACAG GCGACATTCGTGAAATTAGATACCGAAAATAAAACCTTACAAGAAGCGTTGAAAGGATCGTCGGAACAAACTGGAAAACTCGTGCGAGATTACGAAAACAGACTGACC GAAGAAAGAGAAAAATTTCTGCAAGAATTCGACAAACAAGGAAGAGTGATTGAATTGACCGAAAAACTGCGACATTTGACGAAAGACAAGCAACTTGTGGAGCAGAGAAA TGAACAGTTGAAGAATCAACTCGATGAATTGAGAGCGAAGATCGACGAGAACGGAGCAGAATTCACGAAATCGCAACGAAACGCGACCGATGAATTAACTCAACTTAAACAACAAATCGAATTGATGGAAAACGAGAAAATACGAGCGTTGCAGAGTAAAGATGAATTGTTAGATGAG GTGAATAAAACGGTTGAAGATAAGTCCGAACAATACTCGCAGTTAGAGAACGAGCTACTGCAAGCGCGAACCGAAATCAAAGCAATTACTTCATCTAAAATGCAGCTGGAAGAAGAGTATAAACGTTTGGAAGCACGTCTGCTGACCGTCGAACAACAAGCT GGTAAACACAAACAAGTAGACATAGCGTTTACCGAAATGATGGAGCAGAAGAATCGTCTGGCCTACGACAAAGGTCGCCTGGAAACGCGAGTCGATCAGTTACAGGCCGAAATTCAAACGctttcattcaaacaaaacGATTTCGTACAATTACAAAAAACAAAAGACGCCATCGAAACAAAATTCGAAAAG GCGCAGGATGAGTTACGTAAAAGTCAGATGCAGACGCAGAAATTGGAATCGCAGCTGAAACAAAGTCATTCGAGCGGCGAGATGAAAGAGAGAGATTTCGCGTTGGCGTTACAGTCGCGAGACGACGCGATTAagcaaataaatcatttacaGCATCAGTTACAAACGGCGGAAGATCGAGAGAAAAACAAG ATACAAAATTTGACTAAGTCATTAGAACTGGCTCAAGATGATGGACAGAAAATCGCGTCGACGCTCGAATCGGTCATGTGTTCTCATAGTAAACTACAATCAAGCGTCGAAAAATTACAAACGCAACTTGGTCAGAAAGATTCCGAAATTGCTCAGCTCAAATTTGACAG GGGACAGAATCAATCGTCGTTGACGCAGATGAGAAAACAGTTTGAAGATTTGCAGAAGAAATACTCGGACATCGAGACAATGGAATCAAGAGAA atgaaacgtcaaaatgaaagtttaACGACGAAAAACGGAGAACTATCGAGGACGAACACCGACCTACGACACAGACTCACCGAACTGGAATACCAGATCAAAGATCTCAAAGTGAAACTCGGGGCACAACGAGCCCAAATCGAGACGGGAATCAAAACGAAAAAACAATACGACGAACTAGTTCAAAAATTTCAG AAAGTTCATGTCGATCTGGATAATTTGGACAAGGCCAAAGATACATATGTGCGAAAAAATCAAGAACAG GCGAAGACTATCGAGAACTTTTTATCGGAAATAACGATGCTTCGAGCAGAACTGAGCACGCTGTCGCGGACAGCCGTGGAAACCGGGTCGCTGCTGCAGCAGAACGAACGGGAACTAGAGCTGGAACGTCGCGAAAACGAGGACCTCGCGAGAAAGCTGCAGAGTTCGAAACATCGCGAAATCGAATTACAAAAGCTCAGCAAACAGATGGAAGCCAAGTTACATCAAGCCGGACAAGAATCGAACAAG attttaaacAGCGTTCAAGATGCGCAGGATTGGTTTAAAACAAAGTTCTATAATCTACAACACGAACTAGACAAATCCAG ACAAGCTCACGATGAACTGGAAAAGAAAAccatcaaacagaaaatcgaGATATTTCACGAGAAAGATAAAGCGAAAGAAGTCGCCGAAAAGGCTCGAGAAATGCTACGG ACAAGTCGACTTACTATCAGCAAACTGGCGGATTACGCAGAACTGACTAAAGACGAAACCAAACACAAAATGGAAGACATGTACCATAAACTGGAGATGAAAGAACAAGAAAGTTTCATACAACAGCAAAATCTTCAACAATACATTCAG GAGAACAGCATTCGACACGCGGAAGAGATGTCGAAATCGTTCGATGAATATCGCTCTTCGACGCCGGTCGAAAACGACGCCCTCTACAGATCATTACTCGCACATGACGATGACGTGGTTTACAGCATGTTAAATTCTGACGAATGA
- the LOC141908838 gene encoding uncharacterized protein LOC141908838: MKFLQAFIWPLVFVQVCLFPVETDQSAIDDIRDIDRQFHLNEEPELKQPAPANDQPTLSQEETETEKTEARQFYADIARKPPVSAAMEDKRILLRSFSMHSMNSPEARGDSILWIIVASTGSVIVVLFIAVIAIIKCNRKFRTRFGVQTVFRENDSSTMIDQHELDEFRSPIDMFCSGRNDDVKNVVMSIPGYVLEDKSLFVRSPSVDENGNNACPVGISTDSGIASDAESCSVDSVDTASYETVILNEKYNNKHSAVSIDREFDDVGRDFDDVTKSPENSAAVLPIDACHLEVSETDHECSSCSYDSDDLHSICFSDIISDDTESNSDDSRINYDNFEKIESWKNYTDITPAELVEDVDQYIPSALKSRPSLEFYTDETFDANRAV; encoded by the exons ATGAAGTTCCTTCAAGCTTTTATTTGGCCACTCGTTTTTGTACAG GTATGCCTATTTCCTGTCGAAACTGACCAATCCGCGATCGACGATATTCGGGATATAGACCGACAATTCCATCTTAACGAAGAACCAGAACTTAAACAGCCGGCGCCTGCAAACGATCAGCCAACATTATCTCAAGAGGAAACCGAAACAGAGAAAACCGAAGCTCGACAATTTTACGCGGATATAGCTCGGAAACCGCCCGTGTCCGCGGCTATGGAAGACAAAAGAATTTTGTTGAGATCGTTCTCAATGCATTCGATGAATTCGCCGGAAGCTCGTGGAGATTCAATCCTTTGGATTATCGTAGCCAGCACAGGTAGCGTCATAGTTGTTTTGTTTATCGCGGTAATCGCGATTATAAAGTGTAATCGCAAGTTTCGAACGCGTTTCGGCGTTCAGACTGTATTTCGAGAAAACGATAGCTCGACTATGATAGATCAACACGAACTCGACGAATTTCGAAGTCCGATCGATATGTTCTGCTCGGGTCGGAATGACGACGTGAAAAATGTCGTGATGTCGATTCCCGGATACGTTCTCGAGGATAAGTCGCTGTTCGTCCGGTCGCCGTCGGTTGACGAAAACGGCAACAACGCGTGTCCGGTGGGAATTTCGACGGATTCGGGCATCGCGTCGGACGCCGAAAGTTGCAGCGTCGATTCCGTCGATACGGCGAGTTACGAAACTGTGATTTTAAACGAAAAGTACAACAATAAACATTCCGCTGTATCGATTGATCGCGAATTCGACGACGTGGGCCGAGATttcgatgacgtcactaaaTCGCCTGAAAATTCGGCCGCAGTTCTACCGATAGACGCCTGTCACTTGGAAGTGAGCGAAACCGACCACGAATGTAGCAGCTGCTCGTACGACAGCGACGACCTGCACAGTATATGCTTTAGTGACATAATATCCGATGATACCGAATCCAACAGCGACGATAGTCGCATCAATTACGACAACTTCGAAAAAATCGAATCGTGGAAAAACTACACCGACATTACACCGGCCGAACTCGTCGAGGACGTCGATCAATACATTCCGTCGGCGTTGAAATCGAGACCTTCCCTTGAATTTTACACCGATGAGACGTTCGATGCTAACAGAGCTGtatga
- the LOC141908340 gene encoding coiled-coil domain-containing protein 150-like isoform X1, whose translation MAANFDELQTSGRQTIPPLPPTQKYPTEETITVLQNRLKGAEHSVRSLSDQLEEIGFPMHDVPQSEIPQKLSPIKNKPVVSPLKARFADRDVLVENYEQLVSRTCRLESTIATIKLNFCQLQAERDLTRKERMSVNEKITVALDIYEKEMQKLKSALDLAGVTNKDLFESRNSIESEMLTMKAELMNLKNEKGTFDERIDSLQNGKEKLTRQVSALKEQLNNEEKFRISLEESQKSLLERVQTVEEERDKINNEVICLRNECTGFKKESIIANETTKREAQLREKAEQTMVEILKDATDKNEELNTLQNDNRMLLSEVTKMKGLYQELNKQLEEMQTTLEEKQATFVKLDTENKTLQEALKGSSEQTGKLVRDYENRLTEEREKFLQEFDKQGRVIELTEKLRHLTKDKQLVEQRNEQLKNQLDELRAKIDENGAEFTKSQRNATDELTQLKQQIELMENEKIRALQSKDELLDEVNKTVEDKSEQYSQLENELLQARTEIKAITSSKMQLEEEYKRLEARLLTVEQQAGKHKQVDIAFTEMMEQKNRLAYDKGRLETRVDQLQAEIQTLSFKQNDFVQLQKTKDAIETKFEKAQDELRKSQMQTQKLESQLKQSHSSGEMKERDFALALQSRDDAIKQINHLQHQLQTAEDREKNKIQNLTKSLELAQDDGQKIASTLESVMCSHSKLQSSVEKLQTQLGQKDSEIAQLKFDRGQNQSSLTQMRKQFEDLQKKYSDIETMESREIGPLRDALEQARQDNTKMAGTLESLLQTNDQLRSSVDHLHDDLEQKTYLMEQFKTSREQLENENKREIQQYEERLTNLKERLEKDRKESLKKSSKELNDMKRQNESLTTKNGELSRTNTDLRHRLTELEYQIKDLKVKLGAQRAQIETGIKTKKQYDELVQKFQKVHVDLDNLDKAKDTYVRKNQEQAKTIENFLSEITMLRAELSTLSRTAVETGSLLQQNERELELERRENEDLARKLQSSKHREIELQKLSKQMEAKLHQAGQESNKILNSVQDAQDWFKTKFYNLQHELDKSRQAHDELEKKTIKQKIEIFHEKDKAKEVAEKAREMLRTSRLTISKLADYAELTKDETKHKMEDMYHKLEMKEQESFIQQQNLQQYIQENSIRHAEEMSKSFDEYRSSTPVENDALYRSLLAHDDDVVYSMLNSDE comes from the exons ATGGCTGCGAATTTTGATGAACTGCAGACGTCAGGAAGACAAACTATTCCGCCTCTGCCCCCGACGCAGAAATACCCGACCGAAGAAACAATTACGGTGTTACAGAATCGCTTGAAAGGCGCCGAACACAGTGTCCGATCTTTGTCCGATCAACTCGAAGAAATCGGTTTTCCGATGCACGATGTTCCACAAAGCGAAATTCCTCAAAAGCTGAGCCCGATCAAAAATAAACCG GTCGTATCACCGTTAAAAGCCCGTTTTGCGGACCGCGACGTTCTCGTAGAGAACTACGAGCAGCTCGTTTCGCGAACTTGTCGTCTGGAGAGCACGATCGCGACGATCAAGCTGAACTTCTGCCAGTTACAAGCCGAACGCGATCTGACGCGTAAAGAACGTATGTCGGTGAACGAGAAGATCACCGTCGCGCTCGATATCTACGAAAAAGAAATGCAGAAGTTGAAATCGGCGCTTGATCTGGCCGGCGTCACGAACAAAGATCTGTTCGAATCGCGTAATTCGATCGAAAGCGAAATGCTAACGATGAAAGCGGAATTGATGAAtctcaaaaatgaaaag GGGACGTTTGATGAACGAATTGATAGTTTACAAAACGGAAAAGAGAAATTAACGCGACAGGTCTCGGCGTTGAAGGAACAATTGAACAACGAAGAGAAATTCAGAATATCTCTGGAAGAATCTCAGAAATCTCTTCTGGAAAGAGTTCAAACCGTCGAAGAGGAACgcgataaaatcaataatgag GTGATCTGTTTGAGAAATGAATGTACCGGATTCAAGAAGGAGAGCATTATCGCCAACGAAACTACTAAACGTGAAGCGCAACTACGAGAAAAGGCCGAACAGACCATGGTCGAAATACTGAAAGATGCTA ccgataaaaatgaagaactgAACACGCTGCAAAATGATAACAGAATGTTACTATCGGAAGTCACGAAAATGAAGGGACTTTATCAGGAACTGAATAAACAGTTGGAAGAAATGCAGACAACTTTAGAAGAAAAACAG GCGACATTCGTGAAATTAGATACCGAAAATAAAACCTTACAAGAAGCGTTGAAAGGATCGTCGGAACAAACTGGAAAACTCGTGCGAGATTACGAAAACAGACTGACC GAAGAAAGAGAAAAATTTCTGCAAGAATTCGACAAACAAGGAAGAGTGATTGAATTGACCGAAAAACTGCGACATTTGACGAAAGACAAGCAACTTGTGGAGCAGAGAAA TGAACAGTTGAAGAATCAACTCGATGAATTGAGAGCGAAGATCGACGAGAACGGAGCAGAATTCACGAAATCGCAACGAAACGCGACCGATGAATTAACTCAACTTAAACAACAAATCGAATTGATGGAAAACGAGAAAATACGAGCGTTGCAGAGTAAAGATGAATTGTTAGATGAG GTGAATAAAACGGTTGAAGATAAGTCCGAACAATACTCGCAGTTAGAGAACGAGCTACTGCAAGCGCGAACCGAAATCAAAGCAATTACTTCATCTAAAATGCAGCTGGAAGAAGAGTATAAACGTTTGGAAGCACGTCTGCTGACCGTCGAACAACAAGCT GGTAAACACAAACAAGTAGACATAGCGTTTACCGAAATGATGGAGCAGAAGAATCGTCTGGCCTACGACAAAGGTCGCCTGGAAACGCGAGTCGATCAGTTACAGGCCGAAATTCAAACGctttcattcaaacaaaacGATTTCGTACAATTACAAAAAACAAAAGACGCCATCGAAACAAAATTCGAAAAG GCGCAGGATGAGTTACGTAAAAGTCAGATGCAGACGCAGAAATTGGAATCGCAGCTGAAACAAAGTCATTCGAGCGGCGAGATGAAAGAGAGAGATTTCGCGTTGGCGTTACAGTCGCGAGACGACGCGATTAagcaaataaatcatttacaGCATCAGTTACAAACGGCGGAAGATCGAGAGAAAAACAAG ATACAAAATTTGACTAAGTCATTAGAACTGGCTCAAGATGATGGACAGAAAATCGCGTCGACGCTCGAATCGGTCATGTGTTCTCATAGTAAACTACAATCAAGCGTCGAAAAATTACAAACGCAACTTGGTCAGAAAGATTCCGAAATTGCTCAGCTCAAATTTGACAG GGGACAGAATCAATCGTCGTTGACGCAGATGAGAAAACAGTTTGAAGATTTGCAGAAGAAATACTCGGACATCGAGACAATGGAATCAAGAGAA ATCGGTCCACTGAGGGACGCTCTGGAACAAGCTCGACAAGATAACACTAAGATGGCCGGTACTTTAGAGAGTTTACTGCAAACGAATGACCAGCTGCGATCGTCTGTCGACCATCTGCATGATGATTTGGAGCAGAAAACCTACCTCATGGAGCAGTTTAAAACTTCACG AGAgcaattagaaaatgagaacAAACGAGAAATTCAGCAATACGAGGAAAGATTGACGAATCTGAAAGAGCGCTTGGAGAAAGATCGCAAAGAATCGTTGAAAAAGAGTTCGAAAGAGCTGAACGAT atgaaacgtcaaaatgaaagtttaACGACGAAAAACGGAGAACTATCGAGGACGAACACCGACCTACGACACAGACTCACCGAACTGGAATACCAGATCAAAGATCTCAAAGTGAAACTCGGGGCACAACGAGCCCAAATCGAGACGGGAATCAAAACGAAAAAACAATACGACGAACTAGTTCAAAAATTTCAG AAAGTTCATGTCGATCTGGATAATTTGGACAAGGCCAAAGATACATATGTGCGAAAAAATCAAGAACAG GCGAAGACTATCGAGAACTTTTTATCGGAAATAACGATGCTTCGAGCAGAACTGAGCACGCTGTCGCGGACAGCCGTGGAAACCGGGTCGCTGCTGCAGCAGAACGAACGGGAACTAGAGCTGGAACGTCGCGAAAACGAGGACCTCGCGAGAAAGCTGCAGAGTTCGAAACATCGCGAAATCGAATTACAAAAGCTCAGCAAACAGATGGAAGCCAAGTTACATCAAGCCGGACAAGAATCGAACAAG attttaaacAGCGTTCAAGATGCGCAGGATTGGTTTAAAACAAAGTTCTATAATCTACAACACGAACTAGACAAATCCAG ACAAGCTCACGATGAACTGGAAAAGAAAAccatcaaacagaaaatcgaGATATTTCACGAGAAAGATAAAGCGAAAGAAGTCGCCGAAAAGGCTCGAGAAATGCTACGG ACAAGTCGACTTACTATCAGCAAACTGGCGGATTACGCAGAACTGACTAAAGACGAAACCAAACACAAAATGGAAGACATGTACCATAAACTGGAGATGAAAGAACAAGAAAGTTTCATACAACAGCAAAATCTTCAACAATACATTCAG GAGAACAGCATTCGACACGCGGAAGAGATGTCGAAATCGTTCGATGAATATCGCTCTTCGACGCCGGTCGAAAACGACGCCCTCTACAGATCATTACTCGCACATGACGATGACGTGGTTTACAGCATGTTAAATTCTGACGAATGA